The region TTCCATCAAGATTTAATCAAAATTAAGAACACACTCTGGAAGTGGGTGAGAGTTATTACATCACCATGCACCAGCAGGTAGGAAAAATATTAACCAGTACTATCATGTTTTACCTCCCACcaactttttttaagagtgcattaAATTAAGCAGAAGAGTCTGTAGTCAGGTAAGCTAGTTCCTCTTTCCTGTACTTAGGCCACTGTATTACTACAGAGATCTCCTTCGGGAGAATCTTCAGTGGATGATGTTTACACTGATTACAGAAGTACGGGAAGACCGTCTCTGTAAACGTGTATAGGAAAGTTTGTAGATGGCGGCCGCTGATGAAATTCCAAAACGAGACTTGTCCTTTATCAAAGTCCAGCTCCACTCTGATCTTCCTCAGGCTCTCCCTCACTCTGAGGAAAGTGGTGGGACTTCCAGAGGAACTGGATCCATACAGAATGTTCTTGTAATGGCATTTCCATATGCCACCGCTGAAGAAAGCCTTACCCTTTTTCATAGACCCTGTTACAACACCTATAGACCACTGTTCACAATTTTCCACATCAACATCCCAGCAGTGCATTCCTGAGTGAAAGCCCTCAGATCCCTGGACCCACAGATAATGGCCAGATCTCTCTGGGTTTTCAGGGAGCTGCTGGGACTCATATGTACATACAAAGCTGGTCAGATCATCAGAGATGGCGAGGCATTCGTGTGCAGTGTTGGAGTCTAAAATCACAGGAGCTAGAGAAAGGGACAAAATGTTACTACAAAACTACAGCTCAAACATTATTGttgaaaatgcatttaattataTAAAGCTGGTTGCAGGTAAGtgtgcaaaattattttaaaatgtggttcCTGTGCAATTTCACAGGTTTCCATAGTAGTAAACAGTAGAAAACTATATAAGAAAAAAACCTTGAGTTTTGCGATATTGTGCAAAAGACTAtccttatttaatttaattaaatttaatttcatttaattttctgttaaagcaTCCATTCAGATTATtagtttttcaggagatatttcacagaagattaaaaataaaatacaattgcGTAAGAAAAGACAATggcaaaggaaaataagtgaggaaaaaaaatgatatctaAAACCAAACCTGACCCCTAACAACCATCCAAGACCTGATAAGCCACAAAACTTtcaccttcagataaacagtagtAGCAAGTCCATAACTGTAGGCCACCAAATAGAGCTTTGCGAGTTTAGTACCTGTGATTAATGAAGGTTTTCATTCTGAAAGCCCTTCTATATTCAGTCACTGCAAATCAGCAGATCAAACATGCTCATTCTCAGTATGTAGACCACCCTTCAGTTATTGAATTTATAGTCAGACAACTCgcttgcataaagaaggggaAGCTCAgataaaataagttaaaaaaagtttccaattaaaaaaatattaaagttaaataaattttatttaatttcaatttaataaaaaatattaaatgttaaaaatatatagaaaataagACTCCTGAAAACAGAAGAATGTCCaagatcaccaaaactgtcagaaTAACAGATAaatgcttaaagctttcatctttgaaaatTAAGCCCCACTCTAATCTAAAAAATCTGCttctgatctttaaaaaaaaaaaaatccacaggtgtttctgtccatccttccactctgaGAAGACAACATGGAAAGGGTTTGTagttgtcaagaagcccttactcaGAAAATATACAAAGAAAGAATAATATTTTCAAATCAAGCATAAACTACAGGTGTTCTCAGTATAACAGACTGACCacccagtccagacctcagcatcactcaATGTGTTTTGGATTGATTTGATgggagaatgaaaaaaatgactgaactttggaggtgtggaaaaatatccctacacatttctgtgaaaagctgaaagcaagtctgaaaagaatggaagctgtaatataGATGAAGAGTGAACACATTTAATACTGAAAAAGGTATTTAGTTGTTGTTTCTgtccaaccatgttttcattttttttccattttttctttatGCATAAAAGTGATAAACATGTACttcatggccattttgactggaaatttcgAATTATTGCACAGTGCTGTCCAGAATGACTAAGAAAACTATATAGCATCTAATTATTCTGTAAAACTATATAGAATATAACTTTAATCAaattaatatacagaatatCACTATGTTGTAGTTTCCAAAGTGATCAAATCTTGAAGATAATTTGACAAATACATTGTATGTGGAAATACACTATGATTGTTCAAGACAAGTTGTTAAACTTTTGTTCACCTTCTTAATTTTACCAAAATACTCCAAGTATTGGCTAAAACCTCCTTGGATGCCTTATTTCTAATTTAAATCTACACAAAGTTATTGTTGcactgaaaataacaaaactgaCACATGATTCCATATTTTAAACAGTAATATAGCATGTGTGTCAACAAACCGAGTTCAAAGACATTAAAATCATTACCTGCCTATAGAACTTACTGTATTTGATTATATCTTTCATCTTCTCCCACACTCTGAACTTCAGGTTGCCCAGATGCTTTGCCACATCAATCAGAGCTCCAGAGAGGATCTCCGGATCCTTGAGCTTAGACTCAGTTCTGGAATAACATTCAGGAGTCAGTTCTGCTGTTGAAAGTGACTCAGAAGGTGTCAGGTTACAGAAAGAGGCTTGTCTCTTACCTTCCCACTGTAGCTTTGTAGTTCTGTATATGAAGGGAACAAAACAAGTATTTTATCACCTTGATCTTTTACAGAGGAGTGATGAATTTCTGTTTGATAAGATTGCAACAGTGAACCAAACACTATTGCACTGTGCTGTCATGAAGTGATTGGATAGTGGCACAATTCTTATTGCCCTGGCTcctgaatttgaatttgaaatgagacagtgatgttgaagtTACAGTACGGAATTCAACTTTAATTTGAAAGAATTTCCAACTGTATGGATGAGCCATATAGGAATCACAGCCTTTTTTACATTGTCTCCCTATTTCAGTGGGACACAAGTAATTGCATAAACGCACATTAATCTCAAAGAAAGGGTCATTGGTTTTGGCAGTTTTAGTGAAGCTATTTTGAAACTTAAAACAAGAAAGCTCCCTCCAAAGCCTCGCCTCCAAAACTCAGACGTTGGAATGCCTAAATGCTGGTGCTaacattgttgttttttgccCTTTGATAGCTTGACAAGCTGAGCAAAATTGCTAAATAATTACCTGTCTAGGAGATACAGATCAAGGCCAGCATCTCTCTTCACACCCTTAGCTCTCCCTTAGCTTCCTCCAGCATTGGAAAGCCATACAATGTTAATTCTTGGATTTGCTCTGggtctttttcttttcagtttctgTTCCTCTGTATTTTCTTGGTATGTTTGGCACTGTAAAACATTGAATGGCATTCTTGGTAGTATTTGCTTAGAAGAACTAACCAGAAAACAGGATACTTAGCTACAGCCTCTTGCTCCCTGCTGTTACTCTGTATGTGCAACATAATTGACCAATGGCAAGTGGACACACCTCCTCATCCTGACTGTTAGATGAGAAAGAAGGTGCTCTCTTCTCTTGATTAGTTAAATGTCGGATGGGCCACTTCACTTGTCTTTTCTCCTGTTCACAGAGCCATTTGCAGCAACAAGGACCAGATTTTTCCTCTGAGTGCATATTTTATTGACAGCTGTCAGAAAGTGAGGATTTTGCCAATTATTTCAAAAAGTGTTCTggcttaaaaatatataaacccaccctttaaaaaatattgtgaaaacTGGTCACAATTCCTTGGCAGTTGATGACTGTCTGAAGGAGTCACTTGATGCTCTACCAGGCCTGTAATGCAGCCGTTTTCagttctgctcattttaaacatttgttgcTTTGTATCTGGTCTTCAGTTAGTGAAATGCATGCTCTGTAGGGTTCTAATGTGGTGACTGACTTGGTCACACCAATTTTGAAGCAGTCTACTCTATGGCGGATTTCCTGTTTGTGTCACAGCACGGCTGTTCCCGCCTGTACTGGTGTGTCACAAAACACTGCTTTTGTCAAGTTATTTAAAGACAGAGccagaaactttgattttatttttatttttttcatttattagagctggagatgcttctctctgtctgctccttGCTCcctaaaatgaaatgttagcataagttttgcttcagacttggcttttttaaacatttgtattGTCAGCTGTTCGAATCAGTTCACCCAGTATGTACATTAAAGTATACTCCTCAGCTGGCTGTTGCTCCTCTGCTGATGTCGTCATGTTCTTGAATCTTCATTGGCATGCAATGAACCTCTGCATAAGATGGCTGGCAAAAGATCTACCCATTGGATCCttcgttgccatggaaaagTGCACAGTTGGAGCCTTCGAAATGGGACAGCCTAATTGCACCTGTGACTCAATCggtcttcaaatgcagcctccgaAGGACGCAGCACCTGAATTGGGATGCTACTGTTGTCTTATTGAAAGGTGAACGGCCAGAGTTTTAAGGTCTGTGAGTGGCCTTGTGTTTCTCTATACAGCATTTGTCCTACTGGTGTGTTAGTTGGGCAATTCTGTtattctattttctattttttcttttttcgttCTCATTCTGTTGGATTAGATCATCTTCATGTCAACTATCTGTACTAATTTTAAGGCTCAGAACTCTTTAAGGCTTTTTAACATTGTTTCTAGCAAGCTGTTGCTTGGACTTTATGTTCTTAAGGCTTACCAGGGATGTTTTTTCCAGAAACAGTTTTTCCTTAATGTTTGAGAGAATTACTTTGTGACTGAATGTTGTGGTAGTCTTTGTATCTTAATCAGTTGAATAGTTTCCCTTCAGGATTGGAAGTATTCTTCTATATAGTACTTCATAGTCTTTCAgtgtcttcgccagcatcaaaGGAGctattatgaagttccagtggatGACAGCAGGACTCATCAACCGAGTTCGCCATAAAAAGGGTGCGTTAATTGGCCACTTCTTTGATTCGTGTTGCTGGATTCTTTAAATGCTGTAGCCTCTGTCTACTCTGGCCATGTTTAGCCATTTCGttcgaaacctcttcaaacagGGAGCGTCTGCGAagagtctcttctaattttttttttggtacagaaacatcagcctaactGTTTATGAGCCTTAGCAGTGCGAAATGATGACGAaggtcgagttggactgacctaaaagtcgcatgaattccgatttggctgttcagactgagtcgcatcgCTGCAGATTGGATACGTATCGATTTCAGTATCACATATAAAAGTGTATataatcagaattgaaaatgtcagattcagtttttgctgttcacactgacacatagatgacacatctgtgtcacatatgaggaaaaaaaaatttatttgggccacttttacttGCTGTATAAATGTGGCCTTGGATACATCGCAATGCGGACGTGGatgattctgaatcaattcacaaatgtcaatttgattttctaaattaatTGATAACGTAGTGCAAAAAGGCAGAACTTTGCAAGGTCCAGAAGTGCAGCGCCCAGacagtctgtggcagcacaCTACATTAAAAGCTAAAGCAGGGATCGCAACCCGAATGGtctttttaacaaaaatctgACAATgacttcagttttatttgctttttttagtgtttggcagttttgtgttgcagattaaatgcatcaggaaaccagctggagtgattaaaaatgtaaataagtctaTTCGACTCCAAATTATGTATAAATTATGTATTAaacctctctctttgcttttttcgTCAGCTACTAGCTATGTGAACtagcagttataggctacattaattACAGCCTTTAAGATCATTTTTTGTTGAAACTGTATCTTTGTTTTACTGCAAATGaggataattttatttttacctagaaatctaaCTCAAATGTAGAGTCACAGAAGCGTATTTCACTGTAACAGGGGATTTTATCAAAGGTGAGTGGCAGTCTGCGTCATGTACTCCAAagaagagcagtgaatgaatgTCTTTCAGTGGGCTTGCCATATtgcttccatttgatttattagtAAAAGATATTGGAAATAAGTTCATTATGggtcattacaaatactttgctctGAAAATACCCGgttgtcacacagtgagaaaaaagaaatcctgtatagaaaaaaaagatgcatcaagatcGTTTTACAGCCtctgaattgtgtgtgtgtgtgtgtgtgtgtgtgtgtgtgtgtgtgtgtatatatatatatatatatatatatatatatatatatatatatatatatatatatgtataaaacaaATTTGGTTTTTGGTTACTAAAATTTGACGTGATTTAATGACACAGGGAGTGTCTTTGTTAACGCCTGCATGTGGCCAGCTGAAGAGGGGCTGTGTGCGTTCACGTCCATCAAAGCTCTGGAGCAGTGTGTAAATGCCGAGTTAGGCTCATGTGCGGCTGGTTCAGATCAACCTGTTCTTTTGTTAACACTTTCTATGGAgactatacaagctgtgtgtgcatttgAGCTCCTGTGCCAGCAGTAAATGCAGCTTAATGCtgctgaattcactaataagAAGGAGTGTCCACAAATGTTTACATCCTGTATTTTAACCCCACTATCATAGTTTCGTTTCAAATTCAGTGTGCTGGAGTCcagagccaaaacaacaaagtaCACTCAGCATTGTAGCTCTCACGTCATGAACAACATAATACCTTAAGAAACAAGATGTCTTCAGATGCTAAGTCCTCATGTGTGGATGTGATTGTTTCTGAAAGATTCAGAATCTCatggtttatgctgctggtAGTCTTCTTTGTTATTTGGCTTTTCACCCTCACTTCGGTCCTCAGCGCAGATAAACTGTTTTCTTCCTCATCTCGTAGAAACTGGTGAAGTTTCTCGAACTCCTCCTTAAttcttctctctgtgtgttcagCTTGGCTCTATTGTGCAAAACATTATCATCTACTTGTACAATTTGTTGAGCTAATTGATCCATTGCATCACTCATTGCCTCGTAATGTATTCATTTTCTCACCATAATGTGTTGTGCAGTTTGATCACAAATCAGTTTTGCCTTCAAAAACGAATGAAGCTTCTCTTGCAAGGGTTTCAGTTTGGCCCGAAGCTCTTCCTGGAATGATAAAGTGTGTACTATTAaaccatttcttattttctatcattgtaaaa is a window of Pygocentrus nattereri isolate fPygNat1 chromosome 7, fPygNat1.pri, whole genome shotgun sequence DNA encoding:
- the LOC108428946 gene encoding tripartite motif-containing protein 35-like, with translation MAAESPLSEKDLFCTQCCNIYVDPVLLSCRHSFCKNCWEEYRQTKKTLKCPLCRKQCPKGFPPPNLQLKALCDNFHQERNTSAVRSETLCILHKEELKLFCLEDKQPVCVVCRDSKLHSRHSFRPLDEAALEHREELRAKLKPLQEKLHSFLKAKLICDQTAQHIMSQAEHTERRIKEEFEKLHQFLRDEEENSLSALRTEVRVKSQITKKTTSSINHEILNLSETITSTHEDLASEDILFLKNYKATVGRTESKLKDPEILSGALIDVAKHLGNLKFRVWEKMKDIIKYTPVILDSNTAHECLAISDDLTSFVCTYESQQLPENPERSGHYLWVQGSEGFHSGMHCWDVDVENCEQWSIGVVTGSMKKGKAFFSGGIWKCHYKNILYGSSSSGSPTTFLRVRESLRKIRVELDFDKGQVSFWNFISGRHLQTFLYTFTETVFPYFCNQCKHHPLKILPKEISVVIQWPKYRKEELAYLTTDSSA